Within the Paraburkholderia flagellata genome, the region TTCAGAGCACGCTCAGCGACGTTTTCGCCGGTATCGTGCTCAACGCCACGGAGCCATACACGGTTGGCGACTGGGTCGTGATTGACGATGTGGAAGGCAAGGTCGTCGAAATGAACTGGCGCGCCACACACTTGTTGACCGGCCAGGGAAACACGCTCATCGTCCCGAACGCGATGACTTCCAAGGCGAAAATCTCGAACAACAGCAGGCCGGCAAATGTTCACGGCCTTTCACTCGTGCTCGAGATCGACCCAGAAGCACGGCCGAAGACCGTGATCGACGCGCTGGAGCGTGCGCTGACCGGAAGCAACGCCATCCTCAAGACGCCCGCGCCCTATGCCCGCATGCAGCGCGCAACGCTGAACTCGATCCACTACGAGGTGGTCGGGTTCGTTGACGATATGAGTAAAAAGAGGGTGACGTCCAACGAGCTGTTCGACTTGTGCTACCGGCACCTGGCTGCCTCAGGCGTGTCGTTGCGTGCACTGGGCGTGCCGGCGCCCGTAATCGAAGCGCATGACGCGAAGGAGGGGCTGCTCAAGCGCGTGTCCCTGTTCGAAAGTTTGAGTGCCGAAGAGGTGACGCAGCTCGCAAAGCGTCTTTCCCGTCACGAGTACCCGGCCAATCAACAGATACTTGCGCCGGACACCGTGCCGGACAGTCTCGCCATTATATATGCGGGTGTGCTGTCGGTGACTTTCCGTGAATCGTCGGGTGAGCGCGAGCTTGCCCGGATTGGCCCGGGTGAAGCATTCGGCGAGGCGGGCCTGCTCGCAGGCCTGCCCATGCATGTGTCCATTACCGCGCTGACGCCATCGATCCTGTTCGAAATCGGCAAGGACGACATGACGTCGTTCCTGAAAGAGCACCCGGAAGTCGCGAAGCAACTGTGCCAGCTCCTGGCATACCGGCAAGACAAGATCGACAAGCTGACGACTGCGCTCCCCGCTGAACAGGAGCAAGGCCATTCCCTCTTCGAGTGGCTCTTTGGCAAGGTGCGCAATATCCATTCGTTGTACGATTCGTGATCGGCCTTATTTCAGCGCGCGTCCCAGCGTTTACAACTCGGACTCGATCGGCAGAAGGCCCATGAACCAGACGCTCGTGCGTCGCATGAAAGATACATCGGGCTCCGAATCATATTCGGTCACGGTGCCGTTTTCGGCGGTGTCGATCCAGACTATTCGGGTCTTGCCGTTTGCGTCCGTGCGTTGCTCGACTCGCCAGGCGATTTTGTCCAGTTGCGGCTCGACGTCGTCGAGCACCTGGCCGGCAATCGCAGGACTGTCGCACAGCACGCCAATCTCCGTATTGAGTTTGCTCGAGCGTGGGTCGAGATTCATCGAGCCAATGAAGATGCTTTGCCGGTCGAATACGTATGTCTTCGCATGCAACGAGGCCCTCGAAGAGCCAAAAAACCTTCGCTGTGCCTTGACGTCAGGCGCACCAGTCGGCTTCAGTTCATAGAGCCGCACTCCGGCCGCGAGGAGATCCTCGCGATAGTGGTCATATCCCGCATTCACGGCCACGACGTCGGTTGCAGCCAGCGAGTTGGTCAGCACGGTGACGCTTACTCCGTGCCCGGTCAAATCGCTTATCCACGCAACGCCCGCTTTCCCCGGCACGAAGTAAGGCGAGATGATGAGCATCTCATGTGTGGGTTTGAGGTTCAGCGCGGCGAAGCGCGTCATGAGGTGGCCTTCCGGGTTGGCCGGGTCGCGCGCGATCTTGGACGGATCGTCGTACAGGAGCGTGGCCTTTCCCCAGAAAAAATCGGTGTCGCCCGCCTCGAGGGCCTTGGCCAACCGTTGCCTCGCTTGCACGACATAGGGCGAGTCATGCTCCGACTGGATGTACTCGTCGAGCTTCGCGCGGTAGGCGGCCAATGCGGACGGATCCGCCGCATGTCCCATCAACTGTTTGATCGAATAGCTAGATTCGGAATTCCAGAACGCGTCGAAGACGGCGGAGACTTTCCCGACAATGGGACCGTGCACCAACACATCCAGATCGCCGAAGGCAACGACTCTCGACGCACCGAAGTATTCATCGCCGATATTGCGGCCACCCAGAATTGCGGCCTCGTTGTCGGCAATCAGCGCCTTGTTGTGCATGCGCCGGTCGACCCGCGAGAATTCCAGCGCGGATGAGAGTGCCTTGAAGTGGCGGCCCGCGACCGGATTGAATAGCCGGATCTGCACATTCGGGTGCGAGCTGAGCGTGAGCAGCACCTGGTCGTCCGCATTCGTGCCGAGGTCGTCGAGCAGCACGCGAACGCGCACGCCGCGGTCTGCTGCCTTGAGCACCGCTGCCGCCAGTTCACGGCCGGTCAGGTCGTCGTGCCAGATGTAGTACTGCAGATCGAGCGAACGCTCCGCCTTTTCGGTGAGCACGACGCGGGCCACAAGCGCGTCGGTGGGATCGGCCAGAAGGTGAAATGCACTTTCGTCTGGATGGCGCTGCGCTTCGGGTGCGAAGAGCGTGCCGAGTGGCGTGGACGCCGTGTCTTGTAGCGCGAATGTCTGCGGCCGGTTGGCCTGCGGCGGCAGACTCGCGCACGCGCTCAACACACAGGCAACAACTATTACGAAGAGACGCTGAAGCTTTGTCATGTTCACACCTCGCTGGAGCATCCGGTTGGGCGAGTCCCGCCCCGCCTCCCACTGGCATTGGCGGTAGGAATCATACGCTTAACGTTGTAATATCGACGCATTCCAGCCCCGCATCGCCCCATGACCGACGTCGCCCCCGACGAAGTGCGCCTCGCCGCCGAGATCGAGCGCCTCAAGGCCGAGTTTCCCAAAACGCGCGAACTGTATCGTGAAGTCTGCGCGCTGATGTTCTTCCGCTACGGCATCACGCCCACGGCCAACCGGCTCTATCAGCTCGTGCACCGCGGCAGCATGAGCACGCCTACGGCAGTGCTTTCGGAGTTCTGGGCCACCCTGCGTGAAAAGAGTCGCGTGCGTATCGAGCACGCCGATTTGCCTGAGGAACT harbors:
- a CDS encoding mechanosensitive ion channel family protein; this translates as MKYPLIVGLSIVFVDVVVWRARIPPQDLARLFIRLALFAALSWVLFSSGMNPFGQAPYWDAAGLHWLAQVLEIVWWLMAARLFTLSLDSLLLPRAWRKQRLFSDVFGAVVFLAAVVAALAFVLELPVRGLVATSGALAIVLGLAIQSTLSDVFAGIVLNATEPYTVGDWVVIDDVEGKVVEMNWRATHLLTGQGNTLIVPNAMTSKAKISNNSRPANVHGLSLVLEIDPEARPKTVIDALERALTGSNAILKTPAPYARMQRATLNSIHYEVVGFVDDMSKKRVTSNELFDLCYRHLAASGVSLRALGVPAPVIEAHDAKEGLLKRVSLFESLSAEEVTQLAKRLSRHEYPANQQILAPDTVPDSLAIIYAGVLSVTFRESSGERELARIGPGEAFGEAGLLAGLPMHVSITALTPSILFEIGKDDMTSFLKEHPEVAKQLCQLLAYRQDKIDKLTTALPAEQEQGHSLFEWLFGKVRNIHSLYDS
- a CDS encoding phospholipase D family protein, producing MTKLQRLFVIVVACVLSACASLPPQANRPQTFALQDTASTPLGTLFAPEAQRHPDESAFHLLADPTDALVARVVLTEKAERSLDLQYYIWHDDLTGRELAAAVLKAADRGVRVRVLLDDLGTNADDQVLLTLSSHPNVQIRLFNPVAGRHFKALSSALEFSRVDRRMHNKALIADNEAAILGGRNIGDEYFGASRVVAFGDLDVLVHGPIVGKVSAVFDAFWNSESSYSIKQLMGHAADPSALAAYRAKLDEYIQSEHDSPYVVQARQRLAKALEAGDTDFFWGKATLLYDDPSKIARDPANPEGHLMTRFAALNLKPTHEMLIISPYFVPGKAGVAWISDLTGHGVSVTVLTNSLAATDVVAVNAGYDHYREDLLAAGVRLYELKPTGAPDVKAQRRFFGSSRASLHAKTYVFDRQSIFIGSMNLDPRSSKLNTEIGVLCDSPAIAGQVLDDVEPQLDKIAWRVEQRTDANGKTRIVWIDTAENGTVTEYDSEPDVSFMRRTSVWFMGLLPIESEL